The following nucleotide sequence is from Vicia villosa cultivar HV-30 ecotype Madison, WI unplaced genomic scaffold, Vvil1.0 ctg.000218F_1_1, whole genome shotgun sequence.
tgttgtttattttgagtagcACATGTGTGGTGCACTTATGTAATACTTATGCTTCCTGCTAAGAAAGTTTTAGTAGTGTTTTGAATTATGCCCATGATTTGGTGCACCTATTTTGTAGTGTGTTTTGAATTATGCCCATGATTTGGTGCACTTGTTATGTAATACTTTCTGCTAAGACATACTTATTTTGTAATGTATTTTGAATTATGCCCATGTTTTGGTGCACTTGTTATGTAACAGTTGAGCTTTAGTTCATTTAATCTTGCAACACCTTTTATATTTCACTTTACTTAACAGAAAGGTTACAATGACAATATTCTTTTCATTGAGATAAAATACACTAGAATAATTGGACATAAACATAACTTATTTTATTGGCATAAAATCAACAAGGTTTTACATCCAAATGCTACCCAAATATACAATGTCAAACAAGGAGATGTTAAACTAAGTAATACAATATGCCAATAACCAAAAAATAGAGAATCAATGCTGTCTTCTTCAGCCTCATATTAGCACTTGTCAGACTTgcaatcttcttcttcaacttctcAATTTTGTTTGTTAATGTCTCCAACTTCACTGCTAGTATATCACAACTTTTACATTCTGGTAGATTCATCCTATGCCCATTGATATGGTGTCTGATTTCATCATCCCACAAGAGCAATTCACAGCTATTTCCAGACTACAAAACACAATGAAGAATTGTTTAATAATAAACAAATTTCCAGATAACATGAAATACATGAAATTGAACTTTCTACATGAAATTGAACAATTTTCCAGATAACACAGAAGCATACTTACCCCGACATTGTGGCATTTCCAGAACTTTCTATTGCGATTTTGAACCGTGTTGGTCACCCACATCTTCATTGGTCTGTCACAACCACATCTGGGTAAATCTGAAAACGAATTTACACTGCTACCATACGAGTTGCTTTCGGCcatgaatgaagaagatgaatctgGGTGTGACGAAGAGGAAGGAAGGACGATGATGGATCAAGGGCAATGAGAAAGAGAAGGAGAGGAATGATTCACGGTggagaaagagagaaagatgaaCCCTAATTTTATGAGGGTGGAGAAATAGGGATCCCAGTCAGCGCCACCGTGTCCACTATCAGACTGACCAGTCAGCAAGTGTGGTAACAAGGAGTGGTAAATCCATGTGTTGGGTTTTATAAGATGCGTTTGgtcaaaaaaaccattcaaatgggtcaaaccgaatctcgctatattggcaggaggtgaagtatattaaaccctattcTAGAACCGCCACTGATGACATCCCTGTTATATGAAACTTTGTCTTTCCCGAATCCAAGAGACTATTTTCAGTGGTGCGTTCTCGGTGGGTTAATTGAATAACATTTGTAAGTAAATAACATGATTATATTAAATTagttaattgaataaataaaactCTAGGCAGCCTGAGAAGTTAGGATATACATGTATATAATAGTTACTATATCTCGATAAGCTTAATGTAGCATGTAAAACCAAGCTAATATATTGTCTCTTACAAGCACTATGTTCCAAAAAATATTTAGTAGTTACAAAACGGCAGATATATATGCAAGTTTGTCGGGTAGATTTTCAAATACATGCATTCGTGTTAGGAGACATGAAGTGTGAGCTGTTAGTATATTTTAAATGCAAGTAAAACAAAACCTTACACATATAACAAAATAAGCAAATGGTTTTTACTAAACTATGGATTTTAATTGAGACAAAAATTTGTTCCTACCTCATCAATTTCAGATAATACAATAAATAGACGATGTCTGTCGCAACATGGATGCCACAATTCTTTTATATATAATCCACTTGTTACCTTTATGATTGCATATATGTACATATACTTTATAAACTGTAATTTTTGTTTACATAAGGTATAATTTTAATTAGGCTAAATAAAATGCAAACGAACAACAATGAATAGTTGATGCATGCTACAAATATCCCTTTCTTATTCGGCGAACAATAACTGGTACAGTATTTATTTGGTTGGAGGgatttttgttgtgttaaaaAGCTAGAAGCATTAGTACAACTCCTATGTTAAACCTTAATCCCAATTAAGATGTTTTGATAGTAAAAAAATACTAATTGCTCAAGCTTCTATAATCATGATGGAATTTGGGTTACTTAATCATGTAATTAATTCTTATTGACTAATTAATGTCCTTTAAGCCCAACTTTTGATCGAAACCATTTGGTAAACTAGAAAAAGTTTATAAATAAGATTTAGAGAGCCTTATGAAAAAActaaatctttatttatttattttttacattttagaaTTTTAAGCCATGAATGGCTTAactttaatattattttcaaatctctacttttatctttttgaaaattttctgtAAGTGTGTTAATGTTGTTGGGATACTTAACACACAAGCTAATGAGCATAAAAAGGATAGGTGAAATTAGAGAGTGTTAGAGTGAGGAAAGAGTTTTGTTTTTATAATTGATCCACTCGAGAGTTATTACAGATATGTGTTATAAGACCATGTTGAGAATAATAAGTGTGAGTTGAAAATATTGTGAATAATAAATGTAGGAAAGTCTCAGATTGATTAAAAAAGTGGAGACTAGAAAAAGTATTAGTGAGAAAATTCACCCACCTATCACTTTAAAGTTTTAGGTGAGTATGTGCTTTGTCTCTCATAAAGAAAAGTCCCAACGAAATTAAAATACTCTATCATGTTGACCCCCAATTGATGACCCTACAGATCATACTACTGACTAACTAACTTATAATTAGTAACCACATACATAGTTAGTAGTAATCATATATATTACTAATAGTAACTACATGTAAAACCATTAGTAACCACATTTGAAGTTAGTTATAATTGTCTAATCACCTTATAACTTCTAAAACCGAATTGAACACAATACTCCTCCTAATTCATATTGTCTAATCTTCTCATTCCCATTAATTCATTTAGACCATCAAATCTTGCATGTTCTCTTCAATGTCTTGGTTAGAATATCTTCAAGTTGCAATTCTGTTTTGCAATATTAAATCTCCAATCTTTCTTTGCTGACTTGATCTTTAAGAAAATGGTAatttatttcaatgtgtttactTATCCCATAGCTCATTGGATGATTGTCCAAATTTATTGTTGATTTGTTATCTACCAACAACTTGATtgttataatattattgatgttcaATTCTTCTAATAGGATCTCCATCCATAATTCTTGGCAAGTTACATATAAGGCTGCAACATACTCTGCTTCACAAGATGATAAAGCTATTATCCCTTGTTTCTTTAAGCTCCTTGAGATTGGGGATTCTCCAATCATGAAAAAGTAACCAGGTATACTTTTCATGTCATCTTGATCTCCTCCCCCAATCTGAGTTAGAATAGTCATACGTGTTAGCTTTGCTTCTAGAATTCTTCTGATTTAACAAGAGTACTTCATAGTCTATAGTGCCTTTAATGTATGTGAGGATGTTATTGGTTTCTCCAAGAATTTACTCACTAAGACAATACTTTGGAAAATATAAGCTTAGTGTTGCATATATATCTTAGTGATCCTATGATATACATGTACAAAGTTGAATTTACAAGTTCATCATTTATATCTTTCTTCATCATTGTATTTGTTTTCATGGGAGTAATTGCATGGTTGCAATTGCTCATCTTGAATTTCTTCAATATTTCACCAGCATATTTCTTATGGtgcaaaaaaaattatgttttgtgtttacaAACTCCATACCTAGAAAATAGGCCGATTTTCGTACATATGACttttcaaattcattcttcaTTCTGGATTTAAACTTTGCTAATTCAATCTCATTTAAACATGTGACTAATAGAGCACCCACATAGAGAAAGCTAAAGGAACGGGGAATGTGTTTGTTGGGCTGGTTGACAATGCCATTGATGGTGGAGGTGTTAAGAAATTCAGAAAAGGTAAAGGTGGACTGTAGAACAAGTTCgctttgaagttgtttcaaagggccaaaagaagaagaatggtgTAAAAGAGATTAATGAGACTTTATAGAGGTTTTTTTCCAAGTAAATTACCATCGTTACCCTATTCTCAAAAGAAAACATGTGGTGTGCCCCGACCAAGTGTGACTTTTCTTTTCTGAGACGTAATGGTGAAGTGGGAAGTTAAAGATTTTGTGGGCCATATTTTCCTGGGAAAATGGAGTAATGATGACTCCTGTACACAAATGGTGTTAAAGTGACGTTTTGGAAAAAGTGGTCATGATTACAGTGACATCAGCGCACTACCCTGAACAGTGTCAAAAGTTTTTCGATAAAAAGAATCCATTTTTCTCTTTCACCA
It contains:
- the LOC131625488 gene encoding uncharacterized protein LOC131625488 translates to MAESNSYGSSVNSFSDLPRCGCDRPMKMWVTNTVQNRNRKFWKCHNVGSGNSCELLLWDDEIRHHINGHRMNLPECKSCDILAVKLETLTNKIEKLKKKIASLTSANMRLKKTALILYFLVIGILYYLV